The sequence below is a genomic window from Acetivibrio clariflavus DSM 19732.
GCCCGGACTTTCCTCATGTACAACCTTTCGGTATCATACACGCGACTATCTGACTTACTCAAATTTTCTAAAAAAGCTGCAAGGTATTAACCTTTTCGCTTTTTCTCTTTTACAAATACGAGACTCAATGTAAATAACATTATAACCCTAACTGTTTTATAAGTCAAATGTATTTAAACGGATCTTTTTCCACATCGTTACTTAACACTTCCAAATCCTTAAACTTCTCTTTTAAAATGTCAACCAGGGCCGGCAATACAACCTTTTCAGTATTAAAGTGGCCGGCATCAATGACACACATACCCATTTGCATCATATCTAAAGCATCGTGATACTTTACATCTCCTGTAACCAAAACATCAGCCTTTGATTTAACAGCACCCATAATTTCATTGCTGAAACTTCCGCAGAAAACCGCAACCCTTTTGACTTTTTTATCAATATCACCTATAACGCGTACTTTTTGAACATCTAGACTGCTTTTTACCGTTTCTGCAAACTCATTAACTCCGACAGCCTCATCTGTTTCACCCACAAATCCAAATCCATATTCCTTGCCTGAAAGCTCAAGGGGATATATGTCATAAGCCACCTCTTCATAGGGATGAACACTAATCATAGAACTTACAACCTTGTCAAGTATACTTTCGCTTACCACAGTCTCTATCCTGTATTCCTCTACCTTCTCAAGGTTTCCTTTAGTACCTATATACGGATTGGTTCCCTCTAAGGGTTTGAAAGTGCCAATACCCTCAGTACTGAATGTACAATCACTGTAATTTCCAATCCATCCGGCACCAGCATTGCCTAAAGCCTCTCTCACTGCATCAACACTATCTTTGGGTACAAATACCGCAAGTTTTAATAATCGTTCGGATTTATAACTTTTGAGAATTTTTAAGTTCTTAAGTCCAAGAGCACGGGCTAGTTGTTCATTTACTCCTCCGTTGGTTACATCAAGATTGGTATGTGCGCTGTAAACATTTATCCCCTTTCGGATAAGGTCAATTATCATTCTGCCTTTTAAATCATCCGTATTAATTCTTTTCAGTCCCTTAAAAATAAAAGGATGGTGCGAGACAATCATGTTAACATTGTTTTCTTCTGCAGCTTGTATAACCTCCGGAGTAACATCAAGACAGACCATTACTTTTTTTATCTCATCCTCACGGTTTCCAATCATAAGTCCTACATTGTCCCAATCTTCCGCCAATTTCGGTGGCGCATATTCTTCCATAAATTTGACTATATCTCCGCATTTAACAGCCATTTTATCACTCCTTTAGTCTATTTTCTCGAGCAGTAAACAAAGTTCTTCCCTCATTTTTTTATGTTGATCTATAACATAAAAATCCGGATCCTTCATAGCCTTCATCTCACTGAGAACCTTATTTATAATATCAAGCCTTCTTTGTATATACCTCTTTAACAGCGGATCTTTCTTTTCAATCAGCTTTTCACCAATGTGATAGTAAAACTCATCCTTTGACACCGTATTTCCCGTCCATCGTGCA
It includes:
- a CDS encoding Nif3-like dinuclear metal center hexameric protein, which translates into the protein MAVKCGDIVKFMEEYAPPKLAEDWDNVGLMIGNREDEIKKVMVCLDVTPEVIQAAEENNVNMIVSHHPFIFKGLKRINTDDLKGRMIIDLIRKGINVYSAHTNLDVTNGGVNEQLARALGLKNLKILKSYKSERLLKLAVFVPKDSVDAVREALGNAGAGWIGNYSDCTFSTEGIGTFKPLEGTNPYIGTKGNLEKVEEYRIETVVSESILDKVVSSMISVHPYEEVAYDIYPLELSGKEYGFGFVGETDEAVGVNEFAETVKSSLDVQKVRVIGDIDKKVKRVAVFCGSFSNEIMGAVKSKADVLVTGDVKYHDALDMMQMGMCVIDAGHFNTEKVVLPALVDILKEKFKDLEVLSNDVEKDPFKYI